gaggtgactGTTGTTGATTGTTTGCATTTGCATTTGCAGCTGGTGGAGCTTCTTGTGTTGAAGGAGCAGAAGGAGACACATCTTGTGATGAAGGATCAAATACCTGTAGACAAGGGATTTTTAGACATGATGAACAGAAAAGCACAAGCAGTGTAAAAGGGATTTTATTGATACCTGTGAGAAATCATGTTGCTCTGGttcattctcttcttcaatGTGGCCATCATCAAGAGCATCCTCAGATGGTGGAGGCAAGGGGCACTTCCTCTGGTTGTGTCCTTTTTTGTGACACCTACTACATGTGTAAGAACTGCCTCCTCTTCTCAATTTGGTTGGGTTCTTCTTATCTGGTTCATCAGGTTCCCTTCGCCTCAATTTTTTTGGCCTTCCAGGCCCTCTTTTAATCTCAGGAGGAAGGATGTCATCTTGCTGGAGCTTTGGCCATTTATTCTCACCATTAATTGGTGAGATAATGTGCTCATAGCAAGTGTTATAAGCTGTTTTTTTGTAATAATCATGCACATAATTTTCAGGATTAAGCCCCCTATCAGAGAGACAAGACACAGCATGTCTGCAGGGAATTCCATTTAATTCCCAAAAGTTGCAGGTACATGTTTGCTTCTCTATATCAACTATGAATTGGTCTTCAAAACCAGCATGCTCAACCTGAAATAGACCTTGAGCAACCCAAGTTGCTACCCACCTACCACTATAATTTATCTCTCTATCTAGCCTCTTCCTAGGTTTAGGCATCACATTACCCTTCCATCCTTTACTTTTTTCTCTCAAAGTAGCAAATCTGTTCATTAGATACTTTCTAATCCATTCAAACATAGTGATAACAGGTTTGTCCCTAGCAACTAAAATGGTACAATTGAAAGCCTCAGACAAATTATTCATGGTTACATCACATTTAGGGTAGAAAGAGAAAGCATGCCTGCACCAATGTATTGTAGGGATAGTCATCAGCCACTTGTAAGCATCTTCATTTATTGCTTTGATTTGTTGCATTTTCTCCTCCCATAACTCCTTGTATGTTGCTTTGGATGCCCACATGAGAAGGTCTCTAATCTCAGTTCCTCCACCAAACTTCTGCTTGAAATTGGCATACAAGTGCCTCACACAAAAGCGGTGCTCTACACCAGGAAAGTCCTCCTCAAACACTTGCATTAACCCCTAGGCAACACAATCAGATTGAAATGTAAGTAAAATAAGTAAGCACAATCAGGTTGTAATGTAATGAAAGTAAATACTATATGTTAATTTATGGTACCTTTTGCTTATCACTGATGAACACCCATCTTTTGTCACCGATATCCCGGATCAAATGGTTCAAAAACCATCTCCAAGATTCCTTGCACTCAGCTTCAACCACTGCAAATGCCAGTGGGAAGTACTGATCATTTGGGTCCCTTCCCACAGCAACTAGAAGGATGCCACCATATTTGGTTTTGAGGTGACATCCATCAATTCCAATAAATGGTCTGCATGCCTATTTAAAAGCAGATTTGCATCCCTCCAGACACATATAAAAACAACCAAATCTGGGCTGAAGTGTGGTGGGATTATATCTCAGAATGATAGCTGCTGTGTTTTCATGATTCACCCTCTTGAGCTCACCTGCATAAGATGTTATCATGGTGTACTGCTTTAGGGCATCTCCCTCAACAACATCCTTAGCAATTTTTCTCGCATTCCAAGCGGTCCCCCAGCTGACACCAACACTGTATCTTGTCCTCATCTCATGAATTATCTCCTTCACTTGGAGTACTGTACTAGAATTTCTCATTCTGTCCTCAATAACCTTTGCAATCCATTTAGCTGTTGCTGCCCTATTGTTGAATGTTCTTCCACATGTGTGTTTAGGATTAAGTGTCTTAATCTTGTATGTTGAAGTCCCTTTTACATTGGAACAGTATGCAAGGAAGCCACATTCTTCTTGCTTGCAACCAAACCTCACCATTTCCTTATCATTCTTCTTGTACTTCACAGCCTTCCCATTCATCACAGAGTGTGCAAGGATAGCATTCTTAAACTCTTCTGTGGAGGAAAACTCCATTCCCAGTCTGAATTTATAGTCTTTGTCCAGGTCCTCTACCCTGAACCTGATTTGTCTGGCCCTGGCTCCATCATCTTCCTCACCACTAGAATAGTCACTCATCAGCTCATCACTGTCATAGTCCAAATCAAAGGGATGCAGGGC
This is a stretch of genomic DNA from Lotus japonicus ecotype B-129 chromosome 1, LjGifu_v1.2. It encodes these proteins:
- the LOC130732221 gene encoding uncharacterized protein LOC130732221, with product MQVFEEDFPGVEHRFCVRHLYANFKQKFGGGTEIRDLLMWASKATYKELWEEKMQQIKAINEDAYKWLMTIPTIHWCRHAFSFYPKCDVTMNNLSEAFNCTILVARDKPVITMFEWIRKYLMNRFATLREKSKGWKGNVMPKPRKRLDREINYSGRWVATWVAQGLFQVEHAGFEDQFIVDIEKQTCTCNFWELNGIPCRHAVSCLSDRGLNPENYVHDYYKKTAYNTCYEHIISPINGENKWPKLQQDDILPPEIKRGPGRPKKLRRREPDEPDKKNPTKLRRGGSSYTCSRCHKKGHNQRKCPLPPPSEDALDDGHIEEENEPEQHDFSQVFDPSSQDVSPSAPSTQEAPPAANANANNQQQSPPPPLKAPTTRSRNQAAAPAPPAATAIATANNIQQAPPHARSRKQPAAPQPPQLAAAARATKPAAQPKKPAAKPKKPVAAASNQRGKKRGADNEIGHWIPGEHASGIAGKGDKGKGKATVASQDQPKKRVIKRRWI